A section of the Hevea brasiliensis isolate MT/VB/25A 57/8 chromosome 17, ASM3005281v1, whole genome shotgun sequence genome encodes:
- the LOC110661460 gene encoding transcription factor TGA2.3 isoform X1 yields MRIASLQAKALSVKGFNILAKAFTGSAAIREDGSRSQTRFADLGDLDQPASAFHHDGAVDLSPSSMFSLKSGNVAVLSGDLHYDAVLNTSIGSVEIATTGTGCLDTGQYMYHKGAAIASSLGNGHCIENWGDSGMADNSQQTDTSTDVDTDDRNQLHGVQHCTIAVVDSLEKSKAKAGDQKTLRRLAQNREAARKSRLRKKAYVQQLENSRHRLTQLEQELQRARQQGIFIATGFSGDHGSGNGAVTFDTDYARWLEEHQRLISDLRSAVNSHMSDNELHLLVDGVMAHYDEIFRLKSIGTKADVFHMLSGMWMTPAERCFMWLGGFRSSELLKILGNHLEPLTDQQLVGICNLQQSSQQAEDALSQGMEALQQSLVDTVSSTSLGPAGSGKVADYMGQMAIAMGKLATLENFLHQADLLRQQTLQQMNRILTTRQAARALLVINDYTSRLRALSSLWLARPRD; encoded by the exons ATGAGGATTGCTTCCTTACAGGCTAAAGCGTTAAGCGTTAAAGGATTTAACATTCTAGCAAAAGCGTTCACAGGTTCAGCAGCCATAAG AGAAGATGGTAGCCGAAGCCAGACGCGTTTTGCGGATCTTGGAGACCTTGATCAACCAGCTTCTGCTTTCCATCACGATGGTGCTGTTGATTTAAGCCCAA GCTCCATGTTCAGTTTAAAATCGGGCAATGTCGCTGTTTTGTCCGGTGACTTGCACTACGATGCTGTCCTGAACACG AGCATTGGTTCAGTAGAGATAGCGACGACAGGAACAGGGTGTTTGGACACAGGGCAATACATGTACCACAAGGGGGCAGCGATCGCTTCCTCTTTGGGAAACGGACATTGTATTGAGAACTGGGGGGACTCAGGAATGGCAGATAACAGCCAACAGACTGACACTTCAACAGATGTTGATACTGATGATAGAAACCAG CTTCATGGAGTCCAGCATTGTACTATTGCGGTTGTGGATTCCTTGGAAAAATCTAAGGCAAAAGCTGGTGATCAAAAG ACTCTTCGAAGGCTGGCTCAGAATCGTGAGGCTGCAAGGAAGAGTCGACTTAGGAAAAAA GCTTATGTCCAGCAGCTCGAGAATAGTCGACACAGGCTTACACAATTAGAGCAAGAGCTTCAACGAGCTCGGCAGCAG GGAATTTTTattgcaactggattttcaggaGATCATGGGTCTGGAAATG GGGCTGTTACATTTGACACGGACTATGCGCGTTGGCTTGAGGAACATCAACGGTTGATCAGTGATCTAAGATCAGCTGTCAATTCTCATATGAGTGATAATGAATTACACCTCCTTGTTGATGGTGTAATGGCACATTATGATGAAATATTCCGGCTAAAGAGCATTGGCACAAAGGCTGATGTATTCCACATGCTTTCAGGCATGTGGATGACACCTGCTGAGAGGTGTTTCATGTGGCTGGGTGGATTCAGATCTTCTGAGCTTCTTAAA ATACTTGGGAACCACCTCGAGCCCTTGACAGATCAACAATTAGTGGGCATATGCAATCTGCAGCAGTCTTCCCAACAGGCTGAAGATGCCTTGTCTCAAGGAATGGAAGCTTTGCAGCAATCACTTGTAGACACAGTTTCATCTACCTCTCTGGGTCCTGCTGGTTCTGGAAAAGTTGCTGATTACATGGGCCAAATGGCAATTGCAATGGGCAAACTTGCAACACTAGAGAACTTCCTTCACCAG GCTGATCTTTTAAGGCAGCAAACTCTGCAACAAATGAATCGAATTTTGACCACACGTCAGGCTGCTCGAGCCCTTCTCGTTATCAACGATTACACTTCTCGACTCCGGGCACTCAGCTCTTTATGGCTAGCACGCCCTAGAGATTGA
- the LOC110661460 gene encoding transcription factor TGA2.3 isoform X2, which produces MQSFKSLPHPEMYCHSSFFLREDGSRSQTRFADLGDLDQPASAFHHDGAVDLSPSSMFSLKSGNVAVLSGDLHYDAVLNTSIGSVEIATTGTGCLDTGQYMYHKGAAIASSLGNGHCIENWGDSGMADNSQQTDTSTDVDTDDRNQLHGVQHCTIAVVDSLEKSKAKAGDQKTLRRLAQNREAARKSRLRKKAYVQQLENSRHRLTQLEQELQRARQQGIFIATGFSGDHGSGNGAVTFDTDYARWLEEHQRLISDLRSAVNSHMSDNELHLLVDGVMAHYDEIFRLKSIGTKADVFHMLSGMWMTPAERCFMWLGGFRSSELLKILGNHLEPLTDQQLVGICNLQQSSQQAEDALSQGMEALQQSLVDTVSSTSLGPAGSGKVADYMGQMAIAMGKLATLENFLHQADLLRQQTLQQMNRILTTRQAARALLVINDYTSRLRALSSLWLARPRD; this is translated from the exons ATGCAAAGCTTCAAGTCTCTTCCTCACCCTGAAATGTACTGCcactcttctttctttctccg AGAAGATGGTAGCCGAAGCCAGACGCGTTTTGCGGATCTTGGAGACCTTGATCAACCAGCTTCTGCTTTCCATCACGATGGTGCTGTTGATTTAAGCCCAA GCTCCATGTTCAGTTTAAAATCGGGCAATGTCGCTGTTTTGTCCGGTGACTTGCACTACGATGCTGTCCTGAACACG AGCATTGGTTCAGTAGAGATAGCGACGACAGGAACAGGGTGTTTGGACACAGGGCAATACATGTACCACAAGGGGGCAGCGATCGCTTCCTCTTTGGGAAACGGACATTGTATTGAGAACTGGGGGGACTCAGGAATGGCAGATAACAGCCAACAGACTGACACTTCAACAGATGTTGATACTGATGATAGAAACCAG CTTCATGGAGTCCAGCATTGTACTATTGCGGTTGTGGATTCCTTGGAAAAATCTAAGGCAAAAGCTGGTGATCAAAAG ACTCTTCGAAGGCTGGCTCAGAATCGTGAGGCTGCAAGGAAGAGTCGACTTAGGAAAAAA GCTTATGTCCAGCAGCTCGAGAATAGTCGACACAGGCTTACACAATTAGAGCAAGAGCTTCAACGAGCTCGGCAGCAG GGAATTTTTattgcaactggattttcaggaGATCATGGGTCTGGAAATG GGGCTGTTACATTTGACACGGACTATGCGCGTTGGCTTGAGGAACATCAACGGTTGATCAGTGATCTAAGATCAGCTGTCAATTCTCATATGAGTGATAATGAATTACACCTCCTTGTTGATGGTGTAATGGCACATTATGATGAAATATTCCGGCTAAAGAGCATTGGCACAAAGGCTGATGTATTCCACATGCTTTCAGGCATGTGGATGACACCTGCTGAGAGGTGTTTCATGTGGCTGGGTGGATTCAGATCTTCTGAGCTTCTTAAA ATACTTGGGAACCACCTCGAGCCCTTGACAGATCAACAATTAGTGGGCATATGCAATCTGCAGCAGTCTTCCCAACAGGCTGAAGATGCCTTGTCTCAAGGAATGGAAGCTTTGCAGCAATCACTTGTAGACACAGTTTCATCTACCTCTCTGGGTCCTGCTGGTTCTGGAAAAGTTGCTGATTACATGGGCCAAATGGCAATTGCAATGGGCAAACTTGCAACACTAGAGAACTTCCTTCACCAG GCTGATCTTTTAAGGCAGCAAACTCTGCAACAAATGAATCGAATTTTGACCACACGTCAGGCTGCTCGAGCCCTTCTCGTTATCAACGATTACACTTCTCGACTCCGGGCACTCAGCTCTTTATGGCTAGCACGCCCTAGAGATTGA
- the LOC110661438 gene encoding uncharacterized protein LOC110661438, whose translation MEIVKNHDLEYDGHDDDDDAYYIEIRKQILLLTADEDEEFPHAKVSNSVAAAASKRVSSRLQRCSSCGVQHGSNNSFPWWEGENTNSAPTWLVNLWSRTGNGTGVFIPQNQVVQSRRRYRPAGRMMNNEKSRIYRAKRRL comes from the exons ATGGAAATCGTCAAAAATCACGATCTTGAATACGATGgccatgatgatgatgatgatgcttATTACATCGAAATCAGAAAGCAGATTCTGCTTTTAACAGCAGACGAGGATGAAGAGTTTCCCCATGCCAAGGTTTCAAACTCCGTTGCTGCTGCTGCCTCCAAACGAGTCTCTAGCAGATTACAAAGGTGTTCCTCCTGTGGAGTGCAACATGGGAGTAATAATTCCTTCCCCTGGTGGGAGGGCGAGAATACTAATTCAGCACCTACTTGGCTAGTGAACTTGTGGAGCAGAACTGGCAATGGAACTGGGGTGTTCATCCCTCAAAATCAAGTAGTACAATCCAGAAGAAGATATAGACCTGCAG GAAGGATGATGAACAATGAGAAGAGTAGGATATACAGGGCCAAAAGGCGATTATGA
- the LOC110661439 gene encoding protein PLANT CADMIUM RESISTANCE 9-like, whose product MNPSNNPSQPKTASPPPSFVKKFPEGQWTSGLCDCFDDPSNCLITCCCPCITFGQIAEIIDKGNTSCGLAGLLYYATASIGCGWLYACTYRSKLRGLFSLPEAPCADWLVHCCCCACSLCQEYRELKNRGVDPSIGWQANVDEWSRERLQPPFVAPGMDR is encoded by the exons ATGAATCCAAGCAATAATCCCTCACAGCCTAAGACTGCCTCACCTCCCCCATCATTTGTGAAGAAGTTCCCTGAAGGGCAATGGACCTCTGGCCTATGCGATTGTTTTGATGATCCCTCTAATT gtctGATAACCTGCTGTTGTCCTTGCATCACCTTTGGGCAAATAGCCGAGATTATTGATAAAGGGAATACAT CATGTGGGCTTGCAGGACTTCTGTACTATGCCACGGCCTCAATTGGTTGCGGATGGCTATATGCATGTACTTACCGCTCTAAACTACGCGGACTCTTCTCGCTACCAGAAGCTCCCTGTGCCGATTGGTTGGTACACTGTTGCTGTTGTGCTTGCTCTCTGTGTCAGGAGTATAGGGAACTCAAGAATCGGGGTGTCGATCCCTCCATTG GTTGGCAAGCAAATGTTGACGAGTGGAGCCGGGAGAGACTCCAGCCCCCATTTGTTGCACCAGGCATGGATCGTTAA